A window of the Linepithema humile isolate Giens D197 chromosome 4, Lhum_UNIL_v1.0, whole genome shotgun sequence genome harbors these coding sequences:
- the LOC105671935 gene encoding serine/threonine-protein phosphatase 6 regulatory ankyrin repeat subunit B isoform X2 produces MSSNSKKPPGGKDDKKNPSSKEDSPSGGKDDGGSASTASNGGAAAGEPSPQPGSKPSSAGATAREGAQRLLGLAARGEWAPVDQLLKSLEKTVQSAGEDGFIVPLAGVLDPTTGMTPLMYAVKDNRSALLDRMIELGADVGARNNDNYNALHISAMYSREDVVKLLLSKRGVDPYATGGPRQQTAVHLVASRQTGTATSILRALLGAAGRDIRLKVDGKGKIPLLLAVEAGNQSMCRELLSQQAPDQLKATTPSGDSALHLAARRRDIDMVRILVDYGAAVDMQNGDGQTALHIASAEGDETLVKYFYGVRASASIADHQDRTPMHLAAENGHASIIELLADKFKASIFERTKDGSTLMHIASLNGHSECATMLFKKGVYLHMPNKRGARSIHTAAGYGHVGIISTLLQRGEKVDAITNDNYTALHIAVESAKPAVVETLLGYGAEVHVRGGKLRETPLHIAARVPDGDRCALMLLKSGAGPNLTTDDGQTPVHVAASHGNLATLLLLLEDGGDPMFKSKNGETPLHLACRGCRADVVKHLIEFVKEKKGPEVATAYVNSLTNEGASALHYAAQIEPSEVGTPGDDRAVVRALLDSGADVSMQTRQAQESAFHHCALAGNNEVLSEMISRMPATEVQKALNRQSAVGWTPLLIAAHRGHMELVNNLLANHGRVDVFDLEGRSALHLAAEHGYLQVCDALLANKAFINSKSRVGRTALHLAAMNGYTHLVRFLVQDHGAAIDVLTLRKQTPLHLAAGAGQLEVCKLLLELGASIDATDDQGQKPIHAAAMNNYAEVAQLFLQRHASLVMACTKDGNTCAHIAAMQGSVRVIEELMKFDRQGVITARNKLTEATPLQLAAEGGHAEVVKALVRAGASCTDENRAGFTAVHLAAQHGHGQVLEVMRSSQSLRISSKKLGVTALHVAAYFGQADTVRELLTHIPGTVKSDPPNGASLVGELGAESGMTPLHLAAYSGNENVVRLLLNSAGVQVDAATTENGWNPLHLACFGGHITVVGLLLSRSAELLHSADRYGKTGLHIAATHGHYQMVEVLLGQGAEINATDKNGWTALHCAARAGYLDVVKLLVESGASPKTETNLGCAPIWFAASEGHNDVLKYLMEKEHDTYALMEDRRFVYNMMVCSKSHNNKPIEEFVLVSPAPVDTAAKLSNIYMKLSEKEKERAKDLIAAGKQCEAMATELLALAAGADSAGRILTSMDRRNVEFLDVLIENEQKEVIAHTVVQRYLQELWQGSLNWNAFRTILLFIAFLICPPVWVVFALPLGHKYNNVPIIKFMSYLTSHIYLMVFLLLVGITPIYPVVRGNLIPYWYEWCLLVMLSGLLLFELTNPSDKSGLGWIKLAVLLFGIFGVAFHLLGFVIVERLHWPTLLYLRNQLFALSFLLACVQILDFLSFHHLFGPWAIIIGNLMKDLARFLAVLAIFVFGFSMHFVALNQAFKDFQTMQEARAEDRKQKKPFYDVKMNPVLAFEYLFFAVFGQTTHSELKVENNQPQWTSVLFKLTFGVYMLVSVVVLINLLIAMMSDTYQRIQAQSDIEWKYGLSKLIRNMHRTTTAPAPLNLFTTWTVYFIKLCRQRRAKRKRPSLVHMMGLQRTARLSPRSKMGAKWLAKVKKGQVRPKDSVTLSVVHLSPLGSQLSFNTATRIENVVDWDSIRKKYLALTGNGPEKDDAEKEEKGDEGENEDESGPTASNASTVPATIPNPPM; encoded by the exons ATGAGCAGTAACAGCAAGAAGCCACCGGGAGGCAAGGACGACAAGAAGAATCCCTCCAGCAAAGAGGACAGTCCGTCGGGCGGCAAGGACGATGGTGGTTCAGCTTCGACGGCAAGCAATGGCGGCGCGGCCGCAGGTGAACCGTCTCCGCAGCCTGGCAGCAAGCCTAGCTCCGCCGGTGCCACCGCCAGGGAAGGGGCCCAAAGGCTCCTGGGCCTGGCGGCGCGCGGCGAGTGGGCTCCCGTGGACCAGCTGCTCAAATCTCTGGAGAAGACGGTGCAAAGCGCGGGCGAGGACGGCTTCATTGTGCCGCTCGCCGGCGTTCTGGACCCG ACGACGGGGATGACGCCGTTGATGTACGCAGTGAAAGACAATCGCAGCGCGCTGCTCGACCGGATGATCGAGCTCGGAGCCGACGTGGGTGCCAGAAACAAT GACAATTACAATGCTCTCCATATCTCTGCCATGTATTCGAGGGAGGATGTCGTTAAGTTGTTGCTGTCGAAGAGAGGTGTTGATCCCTACGCTACGGGAGGG CCAAGACAACAAACGGCGGTTCACCTGGTGGCGTCGAGACAAACGGGTACCGCGACGTCGATTTTACGAGCGTTATTGGGTGCTGCCGGACGAGATATCAGGCTAAAGGTCGACGGT AAAGGAAAGATACCTCTTTTGCTAGCAGTGGAGGCTGGCAATCAGTCGATGTGTCGAGAACTTCTATCACAGCAAGCACCTGATCAGCTTAAGGCAACCACACCGTCGGGTGATTCCGCTTTGCATTTAGCCGCTAGAAGAAGAGACATCGATATGGTGCGGATTCTGGTGGATTACGGCGCGGCTGTCGACATGCAAAAT GGCGACGGACAAACTGCGTTACACATAGCGAGCGCGGAGGGAGATGAAACTTTAGTGAAATACTTCTATGGCGTCAGAGCCTCCGCATCGATCGCCGATCATCAAGATCGAACGCCGATGCATTTGGCCGCGGAGAACGGCCACGCTTCCATAATCGAGCTGCTGGCTGATAAATTCAAAGCGAGCATTTTTGAAAGAACGAAGGATGGCTCAACTCTGATGCACATTGCGTCATTGAACGGACACTCGGAATGCGCTACCATGCTCTTCAAGAAAGGTGTTTATCTGCACATGCCGAACAAGCGTGGTGCCAGATCTATTCACACGGCTGCGGGATATGGCCATGTGGGTATTATTAGCACTTTACTGCAACGAGGAGAGAAG GTGGACGCAATAACTAACGATAACTATACGGCACTCCATATAGCCGTGGAAAGTGCCAAACCGGCCGTTGTGGAAACCCTTTTAGGATACGGCGCGGAGGTACACGTGAGGGGTGGAAAGTTGCGGGAAACTCCGCTTCATATAGCCGCCAGGGTGCCCGACGGTGACAGATGCGCTCTGATGTTGTTGAAATCCGGAGCAGGTCCCAATTTGACAACTGACGACGGCCAAACACCCGTACATGTGGCAGCCAGCCACGGAAATTTAGCGACGCTTCTTCTGCTGCTCGAAGACGGCGGAGATCCGATGTTTAAATCAAAA AACGGAGAGACGCCCTTGCATTTGGCTTGCAGAGGCTGCAGGGCGGATGTGGTCAAGCACTTGATAGAGTTCGTGAAAGAGAAGAAAGGCCCGGAAGTGGCGACTGCCTACGTGAACAGTTTAACGAACGAAGGCGCCAGCGCGCTCCACTACGCCGCCCAGATCGAGCCATCGGAAGTCGGCACGCCTGGTGACGACCGCGCGGTCGTACGCGCCCTTCTCGACAGCGGCGCGGACGTCTCGATGCAGACCAGGCAGGCCCAGGAATCGGCGTTTCACCACTGCGCTCTCGCCGGCAACAACGAGGTCCTATCGGAGATGATCAGCCGCATGCCGGCCACGGAAGTGCAGAAAGCCTTGAACCGACAGAGCGCCGTCGGCTGGACGCCGTTGCTAATCGCCGCTCATCGCGGCCACATGGAACTGGTGAACAATCTTCTCGCTAATCACGGCAGAGTCGACGTGTTCGACCTCGAGGGCAGGTCCGCTCTTCATCTAGCCGCCGAGCACGGCTATCTTCAAGTCTGCGACGCGCTGCTGGCGAACAAGGCCTTCATTAACTCCAAGTCGCGTGTAGGAAGAACCGCTCTGCATCTGGCTGCCATGAATGGTTACACGCACCTAGTTCGATTTCTCGTCCAGGATCATGGCGCCGCGATCGACGTGCTCACGCTGAGAAAGCAGACGCCTCTTCACTTGGCGGCGGGCGCAGGTCAGCTGGAAGTTTGCAAGCTTCTGCTGGAGCTCGGCGCCAGCATAGATGCAACGGACGACCAGGGGCAGAAACCGATCCACGCCGCGGCTATGAACAATTACGCCGAAGTGGCTCAGCTCTTTCTACAGAGACACGCAAGCCTTGTGATGGCCTGCACGAAGGACGGCAACACCTGCGCTCACATCGCCGCCATGCAGGGCAGCGTACGGGTGATCGAAGAGCTGATGAAGTTTGATAGACAGGGCGTGATAACCGCCAGAAATAAACTCACGGAAGCGACTCCCCTGCAACTGGCGGCGGAAGGCGGACACGCCGAGGTAGTGAAGGCTTTGGTTAGAGCCGGAGCGTCCTGCACTGATGAGAATCGCGCGGGTTTCACCGCCGTTCATCTGGCGGCTCAGCATGGCCATGGCCAGGTACTCGAAGTGATGAGATCGTCGCAATCTCTCAGGATATCCAGCAAGAAGCTCGGCGTCACCGCGCTTCACGTTGCTGCGTACTTTGGACAAGCCG ATACGGTTAGAGAATTGCTAACTCATATACCCGGAACCGTAAAGTCTGATCCTCCGAATGGAGCATCTTTAGTAGGAGAATTAGGAGCCGAATCCGGAATGACTCCTCTGCATCTAGCTGCCTATTCTGGAAACGAGAACGTCGTGCGACTTCTTTTGAATTCTGCCGGAGTTCAG GTAGACGCAGCGACAACGGAAAACGGATGGAATCCCTTGCACCTGGCCTGCTTCGGCGGTCATATAACTGTCGTGGGCCTGTTATTGAGTAGATCAGCCGAGTTACTGCACAGCGCGGATCGTTACGGCAAAACAGGATTGCACATTGCGGCGACCCACGGTCACTACCAGATGGTAGAGGTACTTTTGGGTCAGGGAGCGGAAATAAATGCGACCGACAAGAACGGCTGGACGGCGCTGCATTGCGCTGCACGCGCCGGTTATCTGGATGTCGTGAAGCTGCTCGTGGAGAGCGGCGCATCTCCAAAAACCGAGACAAATCTCGGTTGTGCGCCGATCTGGTTCGCCGCGTCCGAAGGTCACAATGATGTGCTCAAGTATCTCATGGAGAAAGAACACGATACGTATGCCCTAATGGAAGATAGAAGg tTTGTCTACAACATGATGGTCTGCAGCAAGAGTCACAATAACAAACCGATAGAAGAATTCGTCCTCGTGTCTCCTGCGCCGGTCGACACAGCAGCCAAACTTTCCAACATCTACATGAAGCTTTccgaaaaagaaaaggagcGCGCTAAGGATCTAATCGCAGCCGGGAAGCAGTGCGAGGCCATGGCCACGGAATTGCTGGCGTTAGCGGCGGGCGCCGACTCGGCTGGCAGGATTTTGACGTCGATGGATCGCAGGAACGTCGAGTTCCTGGACGTGTTGATCGAGAACGAGCAGAAGGAGGTGATCGCGCACACCGTAGTGCAACGCTACCTGCAGGAGCTCTGGCAGGGTAGCTTGAATTGGAACGCGTTCAGGACGATCCTGCTGTTCATCGCCTTCCTCATTTGCCCGCCCGTCTGGGTGGTGTTCGCCCTGCCGCTTGGACACAAATACAACAACGTGCCCATTATCAAGTTTATGTCGTACCTCACGTCGCACATCTACCTGATGGTCTTCCTGCTGCTGGTTGGTATCACGCCGATCTACCCGGTGGTGAGAGGAAACCTGATCCCGTACTGGTACGAGTGGTGCCTGCTGGTGATGCTGTCGGGGTTGCTGCTGTTCGAGCTGACGAACCCGAGCGACAAGAGTGGCCTGGGCTGGATCAAGCTGGCGGTGCTGCTATTCGGCATCTTCGGCGTGGCGTTCCACCTGTTGGGCTTTGTGATCGTCGAGAGGCTGCACTGGCCGACCCTGCTCTACCTGAGAAACCAGCTCTTTGCCCTCAGTTTCCTTTTAGCTTGCGTACAGATATTGGACTTTCTGTCGTTCCACCATCTATTCGGGCCGTGGGCGATCATCATCGGCAATCTCATGAAGGATCTTGCGAGGTTTCTCGCGGTGTTGGCCATCTTCGTGTTCGGCTTCTCCATGCACTTTGTTGCGCTCAACCAGGCGTTCAAGGACTTCCAGACGATGCAGGAAGCGCGCGCGGAAGACAGAAAGCAGAAGAAGCCGTTCTACGACG TAAAGATGAATCCGGTACTCGCCTTCGAATATCTGTTCTTCGCCGTCTTCGGCCAAACGACCCACAGCGAGCTGAAGGTCGAGAACAATCAGCCGCAGTGGACCTCGGTCCTCTTCAAGTTGACCTTCGGCGTGTACATGCTGGTCTCGGTAGTGGTGTTGATTAATCTGCTGATCGCCATGATGAGCGACACTTATCAACGGATACAGGCGCAGTCGGACATTGAGTGGAAATACGGGCTCAGTAAACTGATCCGTAACATGCACAG AACCACCACAGCTCCGGCCCCGCTAAACTTGTTCACCACCTGGACCGTGTACTTCATCAAGCTGTGCAGGCAGCGGCGCGCTAAGCGCAAGCGGCCGTCGCTGGTGCACATGATGGGGCTGCAGCGCACCGCCCGCTTGTCGCCCAGATCGAAGATGGGCGCCAAGTGGCTGGCCAAGGTCAAGAAGGGCCAGGTCCGTCCGAAGGACAGCGTCACCCTCTCCGTGGTGCATCTCAGCCCGCTGGGCAGCCAGCTGTCCTTCAATACCGCGACCAGAATCGAGAACGTAGTGGACTGGGACTCGATCAGGAAGAAGTATCTCGCGCTGACCGGAAACGGGCCCGAGAAGGACGACGcggagaaagaagagaagggCGACGAGGGCGAGAACGAGGACGAGAGCGGGCCGACGGCGTCCAACGCGTCGACGGTGCCGGCGACGATCCCGAATCCGCCCATGTAA
- the LOC105671935 gene encoding serine/threonine-protein phosphatase 6 regulatory ankyrin repeat subunit B isoform X1 yields the protein MSSNSKKPPGGKDDKKNPSSKEDSPSGGKDDGGSASTASNGGAAAGEPSPQPGSKPSSAGATAREGAQRLLGLAARGEWAPVDQLLKSLEKTVQSAGEDGFIVPLAGVLDPTTGMTPLMYAVKDNRSALLDRMIELGADVGARNNDNYNALHISAMYSREDVVKLLLSKRGVDPYATGGPRQQTAVHLVASRQTGTATSILRALLGAAGRDIRLKVDGKGKIPLLLAVEAGNQSMCRELLSQQAPDQLKATTPSGDSALHLAARRRDIDMVRILVDYGAAVDMQNGDGQTALHIASAEGDETLVKYFYGVRASASIADHQDRTPMHLAAENGHASIIELLADKFKASIFERTKDGSTLMHIASLNGHSECATMLFKKGVYLHMPNKRGARSIHTAAGYGHVGIISTLLQRGEKVDAITNDNYTALHIAVESAKPAVVETLLGYGAEVHVRGGKLRETPLHIAARVPDGDRCALMLLKSGAGPNLTTDDGQTPVHVAASHGNLATLLLLLEDGGDPMFKSKNGETPLHLACRGCRADVVKHLIEFVKEKKGPEVATAYVNSLTNEGASALHYAAQIEPSEVGTPGDDRAVVRALLDSGADVSMQTRQAQESAFHHCALAGNNEVLSEMISRMPATEVQKALNRQSAVGWTPLLIAAHRGHMELVNNLLANHGRVDVFDLEGRSALHLAAEHGYLQVCDALLANKAFINSKSRVGRTALHLAAMNGYTHLVRFLVQDHGAAIDVLTLRKQTPLHLAAGAGQLEVCKLLLELGASIDATDDQGQKPIHAAAMNNYAEVAQLFLQRHASLVMACTKDGNTCAHIAAMQGSVRVIEELMKFDRQGVITARNKLTEATPLQLAAEGGHAEVVKALVRAGASCTDENRAGFTAVHLAAQHGHGQVLEVMRSSQSLRISSKKLGVTALHVAAYFGQADTVRELLTHIPGTVKSDPPNGASLVGELGAESGMTPLHLAAYSGNENVVRLLLNSAGVQVDAATTENGWNPLHLACFGGHITVVGLLLSRSAELLHSADRYGKTGLHIAATHGHYQMVEVLLGQGAEINATDKNGWTALHCAARAGYLDVVKLLVESGASPKTETNLGCAPIWFAASEGHNDVLKYLMEKEHDTYALMEDRRFVYNMMVCSKSHNNKPIEEFVLVSPAPVDTAAKLSNIYMKLSEKEKERAKDLIAAGKQCEAMATELLALAAGADSAGRILTSMDRRNVEFLDVLIENEQKEVIAHTVVQRYLQELWQGSLNWNAFRTILLFIAFLICPPVWVVFALPLGHKYNNVPIIKFMSYLTSHIYLMVFLLLVGITPIYPVVRGNLIPYWYEWCLLVMLSGLLLFELTNPSDKSGLGWIKLAVLLFGIFGVAFHLLGFVIVERLHWPTLLYLRNQLFALSFLLACVQILDFLSFHHLFGPWAIIIGNLMKDLARFLAVLAIFVFGFSMHFVALNQAFKDFQTMQEARAEDRKQKKPFYDDLLANVTEWMTETPSSAPPRRYGRYKKKNECCDDSSRDIKMNPVLAFEYLFFAVFGQTTHSELKVENNQPQWTSVLFKLTFGVYMLVSVVVLINLLIAMMSDTYQRIQAQSDIEWKYGLSKLIRNMHRTTTAPAPLNLFTTWTVYFIKLCRQRRAKRKRPSLVHMMGLQRTARLSPRSKMGAKWLAKVKKGQVRPKDSVTLSVVHLSPLGSQLSFNTATRIENVVDWDSIRKKYLALTGNGPEKDDAEKEEKGDEGENEDESGPTASNASTVPATIPNPPM from the exons ATGAGCAGTAACAGCAAGAAGCCACCGGGAGGCAAGGACGACAAGAAGAATCCCTCCAGCAAAGAGGACAGTCCGTCGGGCGGCAAGGACGATGGTGGTTCAGCTTCGACGGCAAGCAATGGCGGCGCGGCCGCAGGTGAACCGTCTCCGCAGCCTGGCAGCAAGCCTAGCTCCGCCGGTGCCACCGCCAGGGAAGGGGCCCAAAGGCTCCTGGGCCTGGCGGCGCGCGGCGAGTGGGCTCCCGTGGACCAGCTGCTCAAATCTCTGGAGAAGACGGTGCAAAGCGCGGGCGAGGACGGCTTCATTGTGCCGCTCGCCGGCGTTCTGGACCCG ACGACGGGGATGACGCCGTTGATGTACGCAGTGAAAGACAATCGCAGCGCGCTGCTCGACCGGATGATCGAGCTCGGAGCCGACGTGGGTGCCAGAAACAAT GACAATTACAATGCTCTCCATATCTCTGCCATGTATTCGAGGGAGGATGTCGTTAAGTTGTTGCTGTCGAAGAGAGGTGTTGATCCCTACGCTACGGGAGGG CCAAGACAACAAACGGCGGTTCACCTGGTGGCGTCGAGACAAACGGGTACCGCGACGTCGATTTTACGAGCGTTATTGGGTGCTGCCGGACGAGATATCAGGCTAAAGGTCGACGGT AAAGGAAAGATACCTCTTTTGCTAGCAGTGGAGGCTGGCAATCAGTCGATGTGTCGAGAACTTCTATCACAGCAAGCACCTGATCAGCTTAAGGCAACCACACCGTCGGGTGATTCCGCTTTGCATTTAGCCGCTAGAAGAAGAGACATCGATATGGTGCGGATTCTGGTGGATTACGGCGCGGCTGTCGACATGCAAAAT GGCGACGGACAAACTGCGTTACACATAGCGAGCGCGGAGGGAGATGAAACTTTAGTGAAATACTTCTATGGCGTCAGAGCCTCCGCATCGATCGCCGATCATCAAGATCGAACGCCGATGCATTTGGCCGCGGAGAACGGCCACGCTTCCATAATCGAGCTGCTGGCTGATAAATTCAAAGCGAGCATTTTTGAAAGAACGAAGGATGGCTCAACTCTGATGCACATTGCGTCATTGAACGGACACTCGGAATGCGCTACCATGCTCTTCAAGAAAGGTGTTTATCTGCACATGCCGAACAAGCGTGGTGCCAGATCTATTCACACGGCTGCGGGATATGGCCATGTGGGTATTATTAGCACTTTACTGCAACGAGGAGAGAAG GTGGACGCAATAACTAACGATAACTATACGGCACTCCATATAGCCGTGGAAAGTGCCAAACCGGCCGTTGTGGAAACCCTTTTAGGATACGGCGCGGAGGTACACGTGAGGGGTGGAAAGTTGCGGGAAACTCCGCTTCATATAGCCGCCAGGGTGCCCGACGGTGACAGATGCGCTCTGATGTTGTTGAAATCCGGAGCAGGTCCCAATTTGACAACTGACGACGGCCAAACACCCGTACATGTGGCAGCCAGCCACGGAAATTTAGCGACGCTTCTTCTGCTGCTCGAAGACGGCGGAGATCCGATGTTTAAATCAAAA AACGGAGAGACGCCCTTGCATTTGGCTTGCAGAGGCTGCAGGGCGGATGTGGTCAAGCACTTGATAGAGTTCGTGAAAGAGAAGAAAGGCCCGGAAGTGGCGACTGCCTACGTGAACAGTTTAACGAACGAAGGCGCCAGCGCGCTCCACTACGCCGCCCAGATCGAGCCATCGGAAGTCGGCACGCCTGGTGACGACCGCGCGGTCGTACGCGCCCTTCTCGACAGCGGCGCGGACGTCTCGATGCAGACCAGGCAGGCCCAGGAATCGGCGTTTCACCACTGCGCTCTCGCCGGCAACAACGAGGTCCTATCGGAGATGATCAGCCGCATGCCGGCCACGGAAGTGCAGAAAGCCTTGAACCGACAGAGCGCCGTCGGCTGGACGCCGTTGCTAATCGCCGCTCATCGCGGCCACATGGAACTGGTGAACAATCTTCTCGCTAATCACGGCAGAGTCGACGTGTTCGACCTCGAGGGCAGGTCCGCTCTTCATCTAGCCGCCGAGCACGGCTATCTTCAAGTCTGCGACGCGCTGCTGGCGAACAAGGCCTTCATTAACTCCAAGTCGCGTGTAGGAAGAACCGCTCTGCATCTGGCTGCCATGAATGGTTACACGCACCTAGTTCGATTTCTCGTCCAGGATCATGGCGCCGCGATCGACGTGCTCACGCTGAGAAAGCAGACGCCTCTTCACTTGGCGGCGGGCGCAGGTCAGCTGGAAGTTTGCAAGCTTCTGCTGGAGCTCGGCGCCAGCATAGATGCAACGGACGACCAGGGGCAGAAACCGATCCACGCCGCGGCTATGAACAATTACGCCGAAGTGGCTCAGCTCTTTCTACAGAGACACGCAAGCCTTGTGATGGCCTGCACGAAGGACGGCAACACCTGCGCTCACATCGCCGCCATGCAGGGCAGCGTACGGGTGATCGAAGAGCTGATGAAGTTTGATAGACAGGGCGTGATAACCGCCAGAAATAAACTCACGGAAGCGACTCCCCTGCAACTGGCGGCGGAAGGCGGACACGCCGAGGTAGTGAAGGCTTTGGTTAGAGCCGGAGCGTCCTGCACTGATGAGAATCGCGCGGGTTTCACCGCCGTTCATCTGGCGGCTCAGCATGGCCATGGCCAGGTACTCGAAGTGATGAGATCGTCGCAATCTCTCAGGATATCCAGCAAGAAGCTCGGCGTCACCGCGCTTCACGTTGCTGCGTACTTTGGACAAGCCG ATACGGTTAGAGAATTGCTAACTCATATACCCGGAACCGTAAAGTCTGATCCTCCGAATGGAGCATCTTTAGTAGGAGAATTAGGAGCCGAATCCGGAATGACTCCTCTGCATCTAGCTGCCTATTCTGGAAACGAGAACGTCGTGCGACTTCTTTTGAATTCTGCCGGAGTTCAG GTAGACGCAGCGACAACGGAAAACGGATGGAATCCCTTGCACCTGGCCTGCTTCGGCGGTCATATAACTGTCGTGGGCCTGTTATTGAGTAGATCAGCCGAGTTACTGCACAGCGCGGATCGTTACGGCAAAACAGGATTGCACATTGCGGCGACCCACGGTCACTACCAGATGGTAGAGGTACTTTTGGGTCAGGGAGCGGAAATAAATGCGACCGACAAGAACGGCTGGACGGCGCTGCATTGCGCTGCACGCGCCGGTTATCTGGATGTCGTGAAGCTGCTCGTGGAGAGCGGCGCATCTCCAAAAACCGAGACAAATCTCGGTTGTGCGCCGATCTGGTTCGCCGCGTCCGAAGGTCACAATGATGTGCTCAAGTATCTCATGGAGAAAGAACACGATACGTATGCCCTAATGGAAGATAGAAGg tTTGTCTACAACATGATGGTCTGCAGCAAGAGTCACAATAACAAACCGATAGAAGAATTCGTCCTCGTGTCTCCTGCGCCGGTCGACACAGCAGCCAAACTTTCCAACATCTACATGAAGCTTTccgaaaaagaaaaggagcGCGCTAAGGATCTAATCGCAGCCGGGAAGCAGTGCGAGGCCATGGCCACGGAATTGCTGGCGTTAGCGGCGGGCGCCGACTCGGCTGGCAGGATTTTGACGTCGATGGATCGCAGGAACGTCGAGTTCCTGGACGTGTTGATCGAGAACGAGCAGAAGGAGGTGATCGCGCACACCGTAGTGCAACGCTACCTGCAGGAGCTCTGGCAGGGTAGCTTGAATTGGAACGCGTTCAGGACGATCCTGCTGTTCATCGCCTTCCTCATTTGCCCGCCCGTCTGGGTGGTGTTCGCCCTGCCGCTTGGACACAAATACAACAACGTGCCCATTATCAAGTTTATGTCGTACCTCACGTCGCACATCTACCTGATGGTCTTCCTGCTGCTGGTTGGTATCACGCCGATCTACCCGGTGGTGAGAGGAAACCTGATCCCGTACTGGTACGAGTGGTGCCTGCTGGTGATGCTGTCGGGGTTGCTGCTGTTCGAGCTGACGAACCCGAGCGACAAGAGTGGCCTGGGCTGGATCAAGCTGGCGGTGCTGCTATTCGGCATCTTCGGCGTGGCGTTCCACCTGTTGGGCTTTGTGATCGTCGAGAGGCTGCACTGGCCGACCCTGCTCTACCTGAGAAACCAGCTCTTTGCCCTCAGTTTCCTTTTAGCTTGCGTACAGATATTGGACTTTCTGTCGTTCCACCATCTATTCGGGCCGTGGGCGATCATCATCGGCAATCTCATGAAGGATCTTGCGAGGTTTCTCGCGGTGTTGGCCATCTTCGTGTTCGGCTTCTCCATGCACTTTGTTGCGCTCAACCAGGCGTTCAAGGACTTCCAGACGATGCAGGAAGCGCGCGCGGAAGACAGAAAGCAGAAGAAGCCGTTCTACGACG ATTTGTTGGCCAATGTTACGGAATGGATGACGGAGACGCCATCATCGGCGCCTCCTCGTCGCTACGGCCGCTACAAGAAAAAGAATGAGTGTTGTGACGATAGCAGCAGAGATA TAAAGATGAATCCGGTACTCGCCTTCGAATATCTGTTCTTCGCCGTCTTCGGCCAAACGACCCACAGCGAGCTGAAGGTCGAGAACAATCAGCCGCAGTGGACCTCGGTCCTCTTCAAGTTGACCTTCGGCGTGTACATGCTGGTCTCGGTAGTGGTGTTGATTAATCTGCTGATCGCCATGATGAGCGACACTTATCAACGGATACAGGCGCAGTCGGACATTGAGTGGAAATACGGGCTCAGTAAACTGATCCGTAACATGCACAG AACCACCACAGCTCCGGCCCCGCTAAACTTGTTCACCACCTGGACCGTGTACTTCATCAAGCTGTGCAGGCAGCGGCGCGCTAAGCGCAAGCGGCCGTCGCTGGTGCACATGATGGGGCTGCAGCGCACCGCCCGCTTGTCGCCCAGATCGAAGATGGGCGCCAAGTGGCTGGCCAAGGTCAAGAAGGGCCAGGTCCGTCCGAAGGACAGCGTCACCCTCTCCGTGGTGCATCTCAGCCCGCTGGGCAGCCAGCTGTCCTTCAATACCGCGACCAGAATCGAGAACGTAGTGGACTGGGACTCGATCAGGAAGAAGTATCTCGCGCTGACCGGAAACGGGCCCGAGAAGGACGACGcggagaaagaagagaagggCGACGAGGGCGAGAACGAGGACGAGAGCGGGCCGACGGCGTCCAACGCGTCGACGGTGCCGGCGACGATCCCGAATCCGCCCATGTAA